A genomic window from Lentibacter algarum includes:
- a CDS encoding ureidoglycolate lyase, whose amino-acid sequence MSALLTLEPLTREAFAPYGDVIEVSGEPDKLINQGMCGRFHDLAKLDFGSGQAGISLFDAQARHFPYTLDMMERHPEGSQAFIPLSGVPMIISVAKDNSGKPGLPRAFLSKPHQSINIHRNTWHGVLAPVERAGQYIVIDRIGDTPNLEEYYFQDSYIVNV is encoded by the coding sequence GTGAGCGCGCTATTAACACTGGAACCCCTCACTCGTGAAGCTTTTGCACCCTACGGCGATGTTATCGAAGTTTCAGGTGAGCCTGACAAGCTGATCAATCAAGGCATGTGTGGACGCTTCCATGATCTCGCGAAGCTTGACTTTGGGTCGGGTCAGGCTGGGATCAGCCTGTTTGACGCGCAAGCAAGGCACTTTCCTTACACTCTCGACATGATGGAGCGACATCCCGAAGGCAGTCAGGCCTTTATACCTCTGTCTGGCGTCCCCATGATTATTAGCGTTGCCAAAGACAATTCTGGCAAACCCGGACTGCCAAGGGCCTTTCTCTCAAAGCCTCATCAATCCATCAACATACATCGCAATACGTGGCACGGTGTATTGGCTCCTGTTGAACGCGCAGGCCAGTACATTGTGATCGACCGTATTGGCGATACCCCCAACTTAGAAGAATACTACTTTCAAGACTCTTATATCGTGAACGTTTAA
- a CDS encoding nucleobase:cation symporter-2 family protein, protein MAQNSIGTPEQLRDPNYTPALSKAIPLGIQHVLAMFVSNVTPAIIVAGAAGFGFGSNSPDFPELLYLIQMSMLFAGVATLMQTLTIGPVGAALPIVQGTSFAFLPIMIPLVAGKGVDALAALFGGVLIGGIFHALLGTVIGKIRFALPPLVTGLVVTMIGLALVKVGIQYAAGGVPAMGTPEYGSLLNWSAALVVIVVTLGLKFFTRGMLSISAVLIGLIVGYIYALAVGMLTFDAIASSWSRSAAFALPQPFKYGFEFSAAAVIGFCLMAFISAIETVGDVSGICKGGAGREATDKEIEGATYADGLGTAVAGIFGGFPNTSFSQNVGLIAMTGVMSRHVVTCGAIFLIICGLVPKVGGVIRTVPIEVLGGGVIVMFGMVVAAGISMLSDVNWNRRNMVIFAIALSIGLGLQLEPNALQHMGATARVLLTSGLLPAAAIAIVLNLILPEELSDEATEEVSGGHAGHGRGSLQKDD, encoded by the coding sequence ATGGCTCAGAACTCAATTGGGACACCCGAACAACTCAGGGATCCGAACTACACCCCAGCCCTTTCCAAAGCGATCCCGCTTGGGATTCAGCATGTGTTGGCGATGTTCGTATCAAACGTCACACCAGCCATCATTGTTGCAGGCGCAGCAGGTTTTGGTTTTGGATCAAACTCACCAGATTTCCCAGAGCTACTCTATCTTATTCAAATGTCGATGCTCTTTGCTGGCGTTGCAACACTCATGCAAACACTAACCATTGGCCCAGTCGGCGCTGCACTACCTATCGTTCAAGGGACGTCTTTTGCCTTTTTGCCAATTATGATTCCACTTGTAGCTGGCAAAGGCGTTGATGCGCTTGCAGCTCTTTTCGGCGGCGTGCTGATCGGTGGCATCTTTCACGCCCTATTGGGGACCGTCATTGGTAAAATTCGCTTTGCGCTTCCCCCGCTGGTCACAGGCCTCGTTGTGACAATGATTGGTCTCGCGCTCGTAAAGGTGGGCATTCAGTATGCCGCTGGCGGTGTTCCAGCCATGGGGACACCGGAGTACGGCTCCTTGCTCAATTGGTCGGCGGCCCTTGTTGTGATCGTCGTCACGCTTGGTTTGAAGTTTTTCACTCGCGGAATGTTGTCCATCTCAGCAGTGCTAATCGGCCTGATCGTCGGCTATATCTATGCGCTCGCTGTTGGAATGCTAACGTTCGATGCTATCGCAAGCTCATGGTCACGCTCGGCCGCTTTTGCCCTCCCACAGCCTTTCAAATACGGCTTTGAGTTCTCGGCAGCGGCAGTTATCGGCTTTTGCCTCATGGCCTTCATCTCGGCTATCGAAACCGTTGGAGATGTATCAGGTATCTGTAAAGGTGGCGCAGGCCGTGAAGCGACCGACAAAGAAATCGAAGGCGCAACTTATGCGGACGGTCTCGGCACGGCAGTTGCCGGTATCTTCGGTGGCTTCCCAAACACATCCTTTAGCCAAAACGTAGGCCTGATTGCTATGACGGGGGTCATGAGCCGCCATGTCGTCACATGCGGCGCCATCTTCTTAATTATCTGCGGACTTGTTCCAAAAGTAGGTGGCGTTATTCGCACAGTCCCAATTGAAGTATTGGGTGGCGGTGTAATCGTTATGTTTGGGATGGTTGTCGCTGCGGGTATTTCAATGCTTTCGGATGTGAATTGGAACCGACGCAATATGGTTATCTTCGCGATTGCCCTCTCGATTGGCCTTGGCCTGCAGCTTGAGCCCAATGCGCTTCAGCATATGGGCGCGACTGCAAGAGTGCTGCTGACATCTGGACTATTGCCAGCGGCTGCAATTGCGATTGTTTTGAACCTGATCTTGCCAGAAGAACTTTCAGATGAAGCAACAGAAGAAGTCTCAGGTGGACATGCCGGCCATGGTCGTGGATCACTTCAAAAAGACGACTAA